One stretch of Candidatus Bathyarchaeia archaeon DNA includes these proteins:
- a CDS encoding FAD-dependent oxidoreductase: MVKRIIVIGANASGVEAASAARKKDRTAEIVLINQEKNAGYSRCGLPFVIGGQIAKFADLTVYPPAYFQMLKLTLKCETKVTAINTKEKTVTYTTKEGSTETLTYDSLVLATGADPFLPPIKGREKQGILSLRTIEDGEAIQAAVKAGAKAAVIMGAGLIGLEVGVGLIEQGLKVTLVEMLPQILPQLLDADMAKLVQEHLEEKGMRILTSKGVEEFLGEDKVTAIMAGGEKIEADLFISAFGVRANTKLAADAGIVMGETRAIKTNSRMETSAKDVYAIGDCAEAPNIITHRPMCAQLGTIAVRHGKVAGTNAAGGYSQFTGLLASAVTRLFEIEAGNTGLTETSAARNSIEVVTGAISSKTKADYFPGAKPIKVKLVVEKESQRIIGGQVVGGEEVTQRINALSFAIQKGMTVRELAKADTAYAPPLNETWEPMVLAAEMVLMKLR, from the coding sequence ATGGTTAAACGCATCATAGTCATAGGTGCAAATGCTTCAGGTGTAGAAGCAGCTTCTGCCGCACGCAAAAAAGACCGCACAGCCGAAATCGTTCTCATAAACCAAGAGAAAAACGCGGGCTACAGCCGATGTGGCTTGCCTTTTGTTATCGGGGGACAAATTGCCAAATTCGCTGACTTAACTGTTTATCCACCCGCATACTTCCAGATGCTAAAGCTCACACTCAAATGCGAAACCAAAGTCACCGCTATAAACACCAAAGAGAAAACTGTCACCTACACCACCAAAGAAGGCTCAACCGAAACCCTAACCTACGATAGCTTAGTTTTAGCCACAGGTGCAGACCCATTCCTGCCACCCATCAAAGGACGCGAAAAACAAGGCATTCTAAGCCTTCGCACCATTGAAGATGGAGAAGCAATTCAAGCCGCCGTTAAGGCAGGTGCAAAAGCCGCCGTCATCATGGGCGCAGGTTTAATCGGCTTAGAAGTCGGTGTGGGCTTGATTGAACAGGGTCTCAAAGTGACCTTGGTTGAAATGTTACCACAGATTTTGCCCCAACTGCTTGATGCAGACATGGCAAAGCTTGTACAGGAACATCTTGAAGAGAAGGGCATGCGCATCCTAACCAGCAAAGGCGTCGAAGAATTCCTTGGCGAGGACAAAGTCACGGCAATTATGGCGGGCGGAGAAAAAATTGAAGCTGACCTATTCATAAGCGCCTTTGGTGTCCGCGCAAACACAAAACTTGCAGCCGACGCCGGCATAGTTATGGGCGAAACACGCGCAATCAAAACCAACAGTCGAATGGAAACAAGCGCAAAAGACGTCTACGCCATAGGTGACTGCGCTGAAGCCCCCAACATCATCACGCACCGCCCCATGTGTGCCCAATTGGGAACAATCGCGGTTCGCCACGGCAAAGTTGCAGGCACAAACGCTGCAGGCGGCTACTCACAGTTCACAGGTCTCTTAGCCTCAGCCGTCACTCGCCTGTTTGAGATTGAAGCAGGCAACACAGGCTTAACCGAAACCTCCGCAGCACGCAACAGCATCGAAGTCGTCACCGGAGCCATCAGCAGCAAAACCAAGGCAGACTACTTCCCAGGCGCCAAACCCATCAAAGTCAAACTTGTTGTCGAAAAAGAAAGCCAACGCATCATCGGCGGGCAAGTGGTCGGCGGAGAAGAAGTCACCCAACGCATAAACGCATTAAGCTTTGCCATCCAGAAAGGCATGACCGTGCGTGAACTTGCCAAAGCAGACACAGCCTACGCGCCACCGCTGAACGAAACCTGGGAACCCATGGTTCTCGCCGCAGAAATGGTCCTAATGAAACTTAGATAA
- the gcvH gene encoding glycine cleavage system protein GcvH produces MVKVGAYEVPEGLYYSKDFEWIKIEGDKVRMGITDYAQKSLREIVYAELPGAGGDVKQGEPYGTVESVKAVSDLVAAITGTIEEVNEEVQSKPELLNEDPYEKGWLVVVKPANLQAELANLMDFNAAVEWHKNQS; encoded by the coding sequence ATGGTTAAAGTTGGAGCATACGAAGTGCCAGAAGGCCTCTACTACTCAAAAGATTTTGAATGGATCAAAATTGAAGGCGACAAAGTCCGCATGGGCATAACCGACTACGCACAGAAATCTTTGCGAGAAATCGTCTATGCCGAACTCCCCGGCGCCGGTGGCGACGTCAAACAAGGCGAACCCTACGGCACTGTAGAGTCCGTGAAAGCCGTCTCCGACCTTGTTGCAGCAATCACTGGAACCATCGAGGAAGTTAACGAGGAAGTCCAGTCTAAACCTGAATTGCTCAACGAAGACCCCTACGAAAAAGGCTGGCTGGTTGTAGTGAAGCCCGCGAATTTGCAGGCAGAGCTTGCCAACCTGATGGACTTTAACGCCGCGGTTGAGTGGCACAAGAACCAGAGTTAA